From the genome of Nicotiana tabacum cultivar K326 chromosome 17, ASM71507v2, whole genome shotgun sequence:
tagcttaacccaggtagaacattttcgtctagggggatccagtttatagttccgggtagaagtactcttcgcccaggatgttttacgtagcttaactcgggtagaaccatttcgcctagggggatccagttcatagttccgggtagaagtactcttcgctcaggatgttttacgtagcttaacctaggtagaaccttttcgcctatggggatccagctcatagtttcggggtagaaatactattcgcccaggattggtttttgtagcttaacccaggtagaacattttcacctagggggatccaactcatagttccgggtagaagtactcttcgttcaggatattttacgtagcttaactcgggtagaaccatttcgccttgggggatccagttcatagttccgggtagaagtacccttcgctcaggatgttttacgtagcttaactcaggtagaaccattttgcctagagggatccagctcatagttccgggtagaagtactcttcgctcaggttattttcgtagcttaacccaggtagaaccttttcgcctagggggatccagttcatagttccgggtagaagtactcttcgctcaggatgttttacgtagtttaacccaggtagaacctttttcgcctagggggatccagcttatagttccgggtagaagtactcttcgcccatgtTTGCATAATTTGGTTTAATCCGGGTAGAATTACTCTTTGTCCAGTCTTGTTTTTCagagtttaacccaggtagaactttttcgccaaGGGGATTCAACATTCTTTTTCCCAGTAATATAGGGCATCAACtcttggttacatttccttttcagtaatatagggcatCAACTCttcctggttacatttccttctcAGTTCTACAGGGCACCAatccctggttatatttccttttcagtaatacagggcaccaacccctggttacatttccttttcagtatatgctacaccaatccctagttgtgttATCCAACATAGGatactccattccctagttgatttgagctTAAATGCATGGTACACCACTCCTtgatatcattgccaatatagggttTCCCATTACCTTGCCACATTTTCctaacataaggtacaccaatacTTAGTTGAGACATTCTTTTGGGATCATGACCTTTTCACCATtcccgtttttatttatttatttgctttcaataaataagtagtttagaattttgttacaataactcacgaaattttcctagtgaaaactggggcagaaaaaattcgttcgtttgtttgttgtgatgtctgagcaggttttacctcgaggcacaaggtttgagatgaacaaaagaaaaagtctcaatccaaaataaagaaaagaaaaggaaaagaaagggaATCCACatgcagaagcagatggaaaggatACGGACTattcaagacatgactgaagttacgAGCTTCATATTTCCCGTTTTGCTCAGAAGaagccgtagaagaatgaactagcacttacaactagcaagcatcaaggttcagatcaggaGCTTGCATGAACAACCAgtcaagattcaagatcaagcttcaaaagacttatagataggaatcttgtaactcatagttgataggcttgtttagtttctttcaattttgatgtaatagcaagACCATAGACCGGAGGATCGACGGAACCTAGCTCGACTTTCGAACTCATCActccatcatttttcttgaactacacgcgacctgattcccttataacccgggatatgtaggctatCCAAAActaggactcggttgcacctttttcttttattttcttcctcttttgaataacgatatggtcAAAACTTAGTCACATgtctcactttatctttgcctgaaaacttttaatgtttccaagcaaagaggggcatgctgtgagcacctaatttttgaccgtgCTTGAATATTTACCGCTTCCCAGACATGTCCCCACTCAACTTTTCTTTGTCCCCCTTGCTTGTCCCACAtacttgtcccccatgctttgtTCCCCCATACTTATCCCACATGCTTGTTCCCCACTCCACTTTCATACTTGTCCCCCCACACTTTGCTCCTTACTCTCTCCATTATTCCCCactccttgtcccccatgcttgtctcCTATCATAAATCCCATACCCCATTTCCAGCTATAAAACACACACATAACACACAAAATGGAGgactcaaaaaaagaaaaagctcTAAGAGTAGGAGAAAAATCAGCTACcttccacttcttcttcttcttcttcttccgcaTCACATATTCATCTTCTTCCTAAACATTACCTCCATTAAACCACCCTCAACACCCCCCAAAGAGCCCATATTTCAGCCATGAAAGTCAGTCCCTAAAGCTCCTTTAATCAATTGAAAATCAGCTGCAACATGTACAAAAATGCAGGAGCAGTTCGGCTATAAAATCAGTTCAAATTCCAGCCCGAAATTACCCCCAAAACAGCTGCGAAAATGACCCCAAAACAACTCTTTTTCACACAAAAAACCGCAACAAAAACGCAGCAGCAATAGTAGCGAGAAACCACCAAAATTGCTGCCCGTTTTGACCCTCGAAATCAGCACTAAACAGTTTTGAAACCTCCATTGGAATCACCTTGAACCACCGTTTAAAACCCGGCAGGTGTTGACCTCGTCCGTTCATTGTTGACTAAGTTCGAAGAGGTTGGGTTCAAAGTTTGTTGTGAGGTCGAGGTCTGCGCCTTGTCCGACGAAGTTTCTAGTTCGTCAAGGTCCTGTTTGGAGTTATTATTTACTTTTGGAGTCCCCTGCTGTAAACCTCTCAAAGTCAGATTCTTCTTAAGGTTCATCTCTTAATTGCATCactatttttaatatatacacCATGAATGATCTTTATATATTTTAAGTTTTTGAGCATCCTATTTTAGTTGGCTTTGAATCGTTCCTTGAAGAATATTAGCATGTTGGCTTCGTTTTAGTGTGATTAATTATCCATTTGATATAATTAACTAATTGATGGCTAGCGTGATAATTGAAATTCAAGTGAGTAAGAAGTGAAATGCGTAGTGCTTTAAAATTTTGGCATCTTCAAATTTTAAGTCTTAAGTATCTGCTTATTTGTTCTTAAATGGGGTAAATGTTGGCTCATAAATCTAATCAAGAAATAAAAGCGTacatagataaaacatgaaaaccaataaatcacagtttgtcctaaattaattcaagccaattttagtcaataaagcgatcgtgctagaaccacgggactcggggaatgccttacaccttctccccggtcaacggaattccttacccgaactttgttttgcagaccaataataaaagagtcaaatcttcctttgactagggattcaaacaaaaggtgacttggaacacccaaaaatcaattccaagtggcgactctgtaaataaaataatctctattcaagtttgtcactttaattggagaaactctttaacccaccatccacaatcaataacacaaatatcttttGGGGTAGAAAAGAGGTGTGACATAACTATTGTGAATCATTTGAATAGATGTTGATAAAGTCAATGTCAGCCAACTAATTTAATGAGGAGCAAAGAACAGAATATGGAATTTgaaaaaagcatttttttttttttaaaaaaaaagtgcttttggccttTTTGGCTAAACATGCTATTAATTCTAAGTAAGTTAAGTAGGATATATGAATCTTTATTGTTCATATAGTTTCGTTTAAGTGAAGTCCTacattatacaaaataaaattaatataaaaagcTATATGCATATGAAATTTGACATGACTAAAAGACTCTTAGACGAGCTGTCTTGAACACTACCAATATcaatataaaaagaagaagatgatgaagttTCCTTACCGATTTAGTGTCTTGCCTTCAGTATATCAGTATTTTTATTTAACAACGCTATGCTTTAGGTGCATGTCTTCAGTGATATTTAAGTAATACAGAGCACCAGTTGGCCCTAGGGATTCTCAATCACCAAAAAAAACTACAATATAGCTATATTGTGGgatggggtggggtggggtgggggatatCATACAAATTGATGCATATATACAAATGTAATCAattaaacaaacaacaacaataatctaGTGTAATCAACTAGTAAAAGGATTTAATGCTaaaatcttaaagattgaaacccATATaatttaaatcttggatccgccttTGATCTCAAGTTATTTAgtacaaaatatttaaaaacacaTGAGTAATTTAGTACAAAACTTTAAGAAAACCATGAGACATttagtacaattttttttttaaaaaccatCATATAAGTTTATTAAAATATGTTTTTGagcaataaaataaaaactaaagaataatatataaattcacattataaaaatcatataatatgaTCCTTGATTAGTGATTTAGTAGTTGAGGTTAAAAATGATTGGATGCCATTAGTTCGTATGAATATGAAGAACTAAACTATTTAGACGTATATGTTATTGTATAATTGATTTGACACGTGTGCTccggaaaaaaaatatattatatggcaaataaaaaacttaattattctaaaaagaaattatttaagttatgaaaatattaGCTTCCTTGGCTTCTTGCTTGTCGTGAAAGGCAATAATTTCAAACAACATGCTCTTCGTATATATGCTATTTATAACGAAAGAAATATTCAAAAGGATAATAAATAATCATACATGAAAAACGCAAGCTTATGCACTTCATCAGATCATCAGATTCTTTGTTAAGTATACATCAGAAACTCAATAAAATTAATATACATGACATAGTCCTCACTCCTCAACTACACACTCCGTCAAACTGTTCATGCTTCTTTGAGACTTGGGAATAttaaaaagtacaaaaaaataTAGTATAAAAAAACTATTCAAGAACACCACAGTACTGTTCCAACAAGAAATCAAACATTTGCATTCTAAATAAATCATAGGAGTACTTAAGAATTTTCGTGTTCTAATGTCTTAAAACGTGCATGTATGAGATATGTGAATAGTGAGGTAATGGAGTACAAATTTAAGAATATTATCCTATTTAGATCTTGCTCAATATTTTTATTACATATACATATAGTTCAGTTAATTGAACAACAACTGAAGGGGTTAACATGTAGCCAATAAGTGTGACTTTTTAAATATCATGATCTTACTTTCCAAGAGATGCTATCAAGAGCTTGGATCTTGTTACAGAGATGAATTTTAtccataaaataaataaaaattaatttaagttattttttcaacaaatattttgatttttatcgaGGTAAATAATCGGACAAACAAAGTCCGTGTGCATAAAAATACCATGAGGCCATCGGTTTATACAACACTTCAGCCCCTTATTAGGAAGGTGGATATACAATACTCACTGCACAAAAACATATATCACACACATAAAATAACGCTATTAAGGCATTAATATGAGAATCAACACTATAAAAAAGAGGGAAAATAACATGTAAAGTGAAATAGATGGGTCAAGGATTaggaataaagagaaaaaaatgaaccCAACTTTTGCCAACTAACTCATAACAAATCTCTCTGACTTCAGTGCATTATCGGCGTTAGGTCCTAAATAGTCGTAGGAATGACTGTTCAAATACTACGCATTTTACCTTTGCATATGAACCTGGTCTATAATTGAGATTAAATGTAACTTTTCAACTATAGGCCAAAGAGAAAGAGAGACAAAAAGGTAAAGTTACCGAGTAGGAATCGATTGGAATGAAGCCCAACGTTCATAGTCGAAGCCAGATTGTAGATGGTATGTTAGAAAAACTGATAAATAAGTAAATTGAGGAGTGGAAAAGCTGATATTCATGAATTTGTAATTACGTGAAAGAGTTAATTATTCAATGCACATTTTAAAGACCGATATTAATCGATAGTGGAAGATGAAAGTTATTCTAAATTTAATAGAttacaataaatgacattaactTTAGAAACATATTTGTCAATTTTTATAATCAAAACAATCTGTTCACATTTTATATTTAATATACGTACTATACATTTATTATATAGTGAAATGTAAATTTGATGGACATTTTCATATTTCAACTTTAGACTTAGTAGTcctatttaattaattagattttAATTTAGTgtaggggtaaaatggtaatctAAATTTGGAACTTTTAGTATGATTGGCCATACCTTAGTAACCTGATACAACACACTCGTGTATCATCAGATCCCATGAGTTGCATAATTCTTGGTCCTGACATTTAACACATTTGTAACTCTCCTCTTGCAAGAAATTCAATAAGTCACATCTTTATATTTCATTGATCATTACAATGACTAAAGAAAATTCCAACAAGTGCACAATTGTATGCATTATGCAAGTGTACATAACCATGAGACTTGATTTGGACTAAGTTTGCTATATGATCCCGGAAACTTTGAGAGATGATAGCACAACAAATATGAGccataaaaacatgaaaaatatgcaagtTACCCATGCCCAAACTTTTGGCCCGCCAAGCTCAGCACCGAGAGTAAGCCGCCTAAACACCAAAACACCGATACATGCTACGGAAGTGGAGAAGAAAACAAGCAAAGAGAAACTTAGTCCTTCTGCATTCTCTATTCGTAGTGGCTCCTTGTATGCAATGTAGTTGTACAATGTGTCGATGAACCAGGGTACACCGATGCCTATATAGATGTTCACCGAATTGCTACAAGGAAGAACGTATGAACGTAAGTCAGACACCAGGATATCTAGTTTCAAGGaatgacaatgtcaaattcacatTTTCTATAAATTATGAGAGATTAAACTAAGTTAATCACAAAAGTGCATCTTAAATGAATAACAATGTTTTGGCTAACTACTACGTTTAGGAGTCGTTTGGTGCACATGTTAGTTAAGACAGGATTATGATGCAGTGATTGTTTATGTGGTGGAATACTAATGCAGGGGTTGTTTATCTTTATGCGGTGAATAATAATACTGGATAGTTATATGGGGAATAATAATTCAAGGATTGTTATGAAGTGAATAATAATACATGATATTTATGTAGGGATTACTTACTCCAAGgtcatttttgtctttaaatGCTTTTATCCCCGAATAGCTAATACACGTATTCTTTATTCCACATTTCATTctgcataaaataatatatatagattatcACATAACTTAATGCAGGCATCGTTTAATACCCGCCTATATATAGATTATCACATAACTTAATGCAGGCATCGTTTAATACCCGCCTACCTGACACTACATAAAGTTATGCCAGAATTATATTTTCTTATACGGCCAACCAAACGTTGCATTAGCTATAGGGAGATTATTTTTTTCTAATCCCTCCAACCAAAAATTGCATTTATTTTATGCGAAATTTTATGCTGGAATTATTTTCCAAATCCCTCCAACCAAAAAGACCCTTTAGTCTTTTACCTAGCTAACAGGGGCAAAATTAAACTTGATGAAATTCTAAACCAcctaaaagggaaaaataaaattggAAAACAAAGAAAGCAATTTGCCAAATCTCTATGGGTGGCATGCCTTCTAGTTAATTTAAGTACGTAACAGGTAAAGGGCATAATTAGCTGACGAAGAAACCTGCAGGTAATGTTAGCAATGGCAGAGTCGGCTGTAAGCTGCCGTTCTGCAGCAATTTTGCTGGCCACGAGATCAGGCCATGAGGTTCCACCTGCCAAAGCTGTGAATGCAATGACGTACGGATTTATTCCTGCAGTTACATTGTGTACAATATATATTCTTAGGTCAGAGCAAAGCATATAGGCAGAAGAACATTTATGATCATTGAAAAAGCACTTAATCTAAAGGAAGGGTGAAACCTGTAACACAGCTTATCAAATCAGTGAGCTTTGTCACGACATAAGCTATTCCGCTGATGAATATCAACGAGCATATGAAAGCAATCCACCCGTGGGCAATATGATATGGTGGCACAAACGCAAAAAGAAGCTTCCACGGTAGAAGAAGTGACTGCCAGAAAATTCTTGCGAGACGTAGGtatatattattcaattttctGGATTCCACACTTTCCAACTGTAAAGATTTTTAAACAAGCCCATTAACCTACCATTCACCTCATTTTTCCTAAAATAGGGACGGGGATAAAAATTACATAGAAGCCcccaaacaaaagaaagaaagaaaaagaaaagaaaaaagagaaggaaagaaacCTCAGCTGGGGTAGGGAACACATAGTATGGCGTAATAAATCCTTAACTTTTGCATCTTCTTCATATGCATGGAGTTTTAGGCCTGGATTCAGTTTTGGAGGCCACATGTACCAGTTATTTGAGATTCAATTAAAGATTTTGCTTATAATGCAGCGACATAATTCCGGTCTCTCAAAgaggtttaatttttttttcttttttcctttttttttaaaataataatggtGTTCGGGATAGGTTCCGCACAGGGTAACTCTGCTCACGAAACTGGTTAAACTAGGACATGCACATAGTACAGTAAAATGGAGTAATTATCCACTCCACATTTAGCAAAAGAGTGTCGGTAACTATAGAAAGCGACAATTGTTTATACTGTAACACATACACATGACCGTTTGTGTCAGAATAGTATTTCAGCCACTGCGACATCAAATAAAGAAACATAATAAGACAGTATAAGAAAACAGTACCATGAGAGCATCCACAAATTGATGCTTCCAAATTGAGAGGAGATCAGATTCTTCAGGAATGATATTGCCATTACGGGGCGTGGACGATTCAGTGACATCTTCACCAgctaagttttgataaaaatgagctGCTGTTACAGAAGAATTGTCAGAACAAAATTAACTACAAAAAGATCATATAACTTCTCTCAGTGTTTCAAATTGATTACCATCAATACTCTTATACCTGCATGTGTTGTGTAAATACCCAGAACTTTTAGTACTCCCTCCGTCCTAATTTATGTGGCACCATTTGACTGGGTACGGagttcaagaaaaaaaaaggaagacttttaaaacttgtggtctagAACAAGCCTTAAACATTTGTACGGCTATAAATCatcttattaagggtaaaattggaactttaaaattaaattatttctaaaaataGAAAGGTGAAATTCTTTTTGggacagactaaaaagaaaagagtgccTCATAATTCGGGACAGAGGGAGTATCTATTATAAGTCAAATTGTATCACATAACCGGGAAGAATCGGATATCCAAGGTAAAACAAAGCATCTCTTTCTTGAAATTACCTGTCCCTTCTCCTGAATGAATGGAAAAAATATCAACAATTCCGCTACTTTCTTCTTCACCAACTTGAGATACTTCAGAGTGTGGATCATGAACCTTGTCAAGAGGCCTATATTTAGCAGCCTCCGCAGGCACCCACTCCTCTGGCCTCTCGGCTCTTTCTCTAAATAGTTGAAAGTATACACAACGCACAAATTTAGGTCATTTTCCCATATGAGAAAATAAAAACAAGCTGAAACAAAAATCAATTAGAGAATTGGCACAATACAAAATTTATGATAATAAACATAAGACATACATAGGAAGGGATAAATAGGGCCAACGCTTGTCCTGTGCATACGCATGAATCAGCAATAGCCCAAATTGCAACACTGTTAAGATAGACTCCCACAAAGTTATAACATTTGGACTCCAGACCTACAAAATCAAATTATATTCATGAACAGGACGGCGTTAACGGAATCCTTGTATTGATGTGAATAGATGAAAGAGGACTAAGACATTTACATTTACATTTTTGCACCATGCACATTTCATCAATAAGATAAATCTGATAGCTCAAATTAAAACACTGGAAAATAGACTTCCCATAAAGTTACAAAATCTCTGAACTTCACATAAACTACTGGTGAATTTTAACGATATGGAAAATTTTTAGCAGATACCTCTAAAATTATATACAGCCAGATATAGGCCCAAAAAGACCAAAAGAGCTCTACAAGCCAGACTCCAATATCTGATATCTTC
Proteins encoded in this window:
- the LOC107828668 gene encoding magnesium/proton exchanger isoform X1, producing MPSLGNYTTDSTNGHSNIFGHEKCDAYLLFHLETFLGKGFRAFLYFLGLAYCFVGLSAITARFFRSMESVVKHSRTVETLDPRRGTKIVKDEKVWNYTIADITLLAFGTSFPQISLATIDAIRNIGNLYAGGLGPGTLVGSAAFDLFPIHAVCVVVPKAGELKKISDIGVWLVELFWSFWAYIWLYIILEVWSPNVITLWESILTVLQFGLLLIHAYAQDKRWPYLSLPIERAERPEEWVPAEAAKYRPLDKVHDPHSEVSQVGEEESSGIVDIFSIHSGEGTAAHFYQNLAGEDVTESSTPRNGNIIPEESDLLSIWKHQFVDALMLESVESRKLNNIYLRLARIFWQSLLLPWKLLFAFVPPYHIAHGWIAFICSLIFISGIAYVVTKLTDLISCVTGINPYVIAFTALAGGTSWPDLVASKIAAERQLTADSAIANITCSNSVNIYIGIGVPWFIDTLYNYIAYKEPLRIENAEGLSFSLLVFFSTSVACIGVLVFRRLTLGAELGGPKVWAWVTCIFFMFLWLIFVVLSSLKVSGII
- the LOC107828668 gene encoding magnesium/proton exchanger isoform X3; the protein is MPSLGNYTTDSTNGHSNIFGHEKCDAYLLFHLETFLGKGFRAFLYFLGLAYCFVGLSAITARFFRSMESVVKHSRTVETLDPRRGTKIVKDEKVWNYTIADITLLAFGTSFPQISLATIDAIRNIGNLYAGGLGPGTLVGSAAFDLFPIHAVCVVVPKAGELKKISDIGVWLVELFWSFWAYIWLYIILEVWSPNVITLWESILTVLQFGLLLIHAYAQDKRWPYLSLPIERAERPEEWVPAEAAKYRPLDKVHDPHSEVSQVGEEESSGIVDIFSIHSGEGTAAHFYQNLAGEDVTESSTPRNGNIIPEESDLLSIWKHQFVDALMLESVESRKLNNIYLRLARIFWQSLLLPWKLLFAFVPPYHIAHGWIAFICSLIFISGIAYVVTKLTDLISCVTGINPYVIAFTALAGGTSWPDLVASKIAAERQLTADSAIANITCRMKCGIKNTCISYSGIKAFKDKNDLGQFGEHLYRHRCTLVHRHIVQLHCIQGATTNRECRRTKFLFACFLLHFRSMYRCFGV
- the LOC107828668 gene encoding magnesium/proton exchanger isoform X4, which translates into the protein MPSLGNYTTDSTNGHSNIFGHEKCDAYLLFHLETFLGKGFRAFLYFLGLAYCFVGLSAITARFFRSMESVVKHSRTVETLDPRRGTKIVKDEKVWNYTIADITLLAFGTSFPQISLATIDAIRNIGNLYAGGLGPGTLVGSAAFDLFPIHAVCVVVPKAGELKKISDIGVWLVELFWSFWAYIWLYIILEVWSPNVITLWESILTVLQFGLLLIHAYAQDKRWPYLSLPIERAERPEEWVPAEAAKYRPLDKVHDPHSEVSQVGEEESSGIVDIFSIHSGEGTAHFYQNLAGEDVTESSTPRNGNIIPEESDLLSIWKHQFVDALMLESVESRKLNNIYLRLARIFWQSLLLPWKLLFAFVPPYHIAHGWIAFICSLIFISGIAYVVTKLTDLISCVTGINPYVIAFTALAGGTSWPDLVASKIAAERQLTADSAIANITCRMKCGIKNTCISYSGIKAFKDKNDLGQFGEHLYRHRCTLVHRHIVQLHCIQGATTNRECRRTKFLFACFLLHFRSMYRCFGV
- the LOC107828668 gene encoding magnesium/proton exchanger isoform X2, which gives rise to MPSLGNYTTDSTNGHSNIFGHEKCDAYLLFHLETFLGKGFRAFLYFLGLAYCFVGLSAITARFFRSMESVVKHSRTVETLDPRRGTKIVKDEKVWNYTIADITLLAFGTSFPQISLATIDAIRNIGNLYAGGLGPGTLVGSAAFDLFPIHAVCVVVPKAGELKKISDIGVWLVELFWSFWAYIWLYIILEVWSPNVITLWESILTVLQFGLLLIHAYAQDKRWPYLSLPIERAERPEEWVPAEAAKYRPLDKVHDPHSEVSQVGEEESSGIVDIFSIHSGEGTAHFYQNLAGEDVTESSTPRNGNIIPEESDLLSIWKHQFVDALMLESVESRKLNNIYLRLARIFWQSLLLPWKLLFAFVPPYHIAHGWIAFICSLIFISGIAYVVTKLTDLISCVTGINPYVIAFTALAGGTSWPDLVASKIAAERQLTADSAIANITCSNSVNIYIGIGVPWFIDTLYNYIAYKEPLRIENAEGLSFSLLVFFSTSVACIGVLVFRRLTLGAELGGPKVWAWVTCIFFMFLWLIFVVLSSLKVSGII